The Microlunatus soli genome contains the following window.
GCCGAGCCCGGCCCGGCAGCGGGATGCGCCCGTCGCCCCATGCCGGCACGCGGGAATCGGACGAAGCCACCGAATCCGATTGACCGTCGCCGGGACCGGATCCAGCATGATCACATGCCGACAGCAGACCAGACCTCGATCGCAGACACCGTCCAGGACAAGGCGGCTCGGTTGCTCAGCCTGCACCGCCGCCCCGAGATCCTCACCTTGATCAACTGCTGGGACGTGATCAGCGCCCGTACGGCAGCGGGGCTCACCGGCGCGCAGGCCATCGCCACCGCAAGCCACGCGATCGCCGCGTCCTACGGCTACCAGGACGGCGAGCAGATCAGCCGGGACGAGATGCTCGCGGTGGTGGCTCGGATCACCCGGTCGGTGGAGCTGCCGGTCACCGCCGATCTCGAAGCCGGTTACGGCGACGTCGGCGAGACGATCCGCCGAGCGATCGGGGTCGGCGTGGTCGGTGCCAATCTCGAAGATCACCTCCGGCCGATCGAGGAGTCGGTGGCGATGGTCGAGACAGCGCTCGCGGCCGGCGCGGCGGAGGGAGTGCCGATCGTGATCAACGCCCGGACCGACGCCTTCCTGCTGGCACCCGAGCGAGCCGCCGACCAGTCGCTCGCCGATGCGATCGAACGCGGCCGGGCCTATCAGCAGGCCGGCGCGCAGTGCGTCTTCGTGCCCGGTGTGCTGTCCACCGAGCTGATCGGTGAACTGGTCGGCGCGCTGGGCCGGCAGCAGGTCAGCATCATGAACGCTCCCGGTGGGCCGACGACGGCGGAGTTGGCCGAGCTCGGCGTCGCCCGGGTGTCGATCGGGCCGTTCGGACAGGCGCTCGCGACCGCCCGGTACGCCGAGATCGGCAGCCGCCTGCTGGCCGGCGGGGGCCTGCCGGCCGCCTGATCAGAGACCGGAGTTGACCGTCCGGACCAGGATCCGGCCGCACTCCTCGCAGCGCAGCACCTCGTCGTCGGCCGCCGCAGCGAAGTCCCGTAGGTCGGCCGCATTGACCTCCAGCTGGCAACCGGTACAGCGCCGGTTGCGCAGCTCTGCCGCGCCGACGCCGCCGTGGCCGGCGCGGAGCTTGTCGTAGCTGGCCAACAACTGGGCCGGGATGTCGGCGGCCACCGCGTCACGCCGGGTGCTCTGATCGGACAGCTCCCCGTCGATGCCGGTCACCTGCTGGTCGCGGCGGGCGATCACCTCGGCCGCCTTCTGTTCCAGCTCGGCGCTGGCAGCGGCACGCTGATCACGGGTCGCGACGGCCGTCTCCAGTTGTTCCATCACCTCGAGCTCGGCGTCCTCCAGATCACCGATCCGGCGGTCCAGATGCTGGATCTCCTCGACCAGTCCTGCCAGCGCCTTCGGGTCACCGACCGAGCCGTCGTCGATCCGCTGCTGGTTGCGGATCCGCCGCTGCCGGACCGGCTCCAGGTCGGTCTCGGACTGCCGCTGCGCCAACTCCAGATCCGACACCTTGGTCTCGGCCTCGACCAGCGCCTCGGAGGCGGCCGACCGATCGGCAGCCAGCTTGGCCAGCTGCGCATGCTCGGGCAGATTGGCCCGGCGATGCTGCAACTGCGCGATCGTCGTGTCGACGGCCTGCAGGTCCAGCAACCTCAGCTGGACCGCGTGATCGGCTTTGATGATTCAGCCCTCCCAACCCTGCATCGCCCCGGGAATCGCCGGCGGCGTTTCCTCGTTGCCGGTCCACCCTATTCGCAGCCGTGCGGTCCGGTGTCAACAGGCCAGTTCGGTGCCGAACGGGCCGGTCCCGCAGCGTCAGGACAATCCGCTGCCGACAGGCGGCTGCTGTGCTGGACGCCGACCTGGACGATGGTGCATCATTTCTGGCAGAGCGAGCACGGACCGCTGCC
Protein-coding sequences here:
- a CDS encoding isocitrate lyase/PEP mutase family protein is translated as MPTADQTSIADTVQDKAARLLSLHRRPEILTLINCWDVISARTAAGLTGAQAIATASHAIAASYGYQDGEQISRDEMLAVVARITRSVELPVTADLEAGYGDVGETIRRAIGVGVVGANLEDHLRPIEESVAMVETALAAGAAEGVPIVINARTDAFLLAPERAADQSLADAIERGRAYQQAGAQCVFVPGVLSTELIGELVGALGRQQVSIMNAPGGPTTAELAELGVARVSIGPFGQALATARYAEIGSRLLAGGGLPAA
- a CDS encoding zinc ribbon domain-containing protein, whose amino-acid sequence is MLDLQAVDTTIAQLQHRRANLPEHAQLAKLAADRSAASEALVEAETKVSDLELAQRQSETDLEPVRQRRIRNQQRIDDGSVGDPKALAGLVEEIQHLDRRIGDLEDAELEVMEQLETAVATRDQRAAASAELEQKAAEVIARRDQQVTGIDGELSDQSTRRDAVAADIPAQLLASYDKLRAGHGGVGAAELRNRRCTGCQLEVNAADLRDFAAAADDEVLRCEECGRILVRTVNSGL